One genomic window of Daphnia pulex isolate KAP4 chromosome 10, ASM2113471v1 includes the following:
- the LOC124203525 gene encoding uncharacterized protein LOC124203525, which yields MRSDVRKTFSELSTNLNANSQQLGHELKTTEGKLRNELRETSSYKASTSDLSNLGKELRDELKKTRVEFSKTVNELTINLNATSKKLETTTTNLALARSELSGTKSIIADLTTKLNAREDEIVNIRIMPTSCEDLRRMGQKINGFFLVKGSKKMETVYCDFYSNGNGTTYQVYLLLFV from the exons ATGAGATCCGATGTTCGTAAAACTTTCAGCGAATtatcaacaaatttaaatg CAAATTCGCAACAATTAGGTCACGAACTAAAAACCACCGAAGGCAAACTGAGAAATGAGCTGAGAG AAACTTCAAGTTACAAGGCCTCAACGTCGGATCTGAGCAATTTAGGAAAAGAACTAAGAg ATGAGTTGAAGAAAACGAGGGTCGAATTCAGCAAAACCGTCAACgaattaacaataaatttaaatg CAACTTCAAAAAAGCTGgaaactacaacaacaaatttggccTTAGCGAGATCGGAATTGAGCGGCACGAAGTCCATCATTGCGGATTTGACGACCAAATTAAATG CCAGAGAGGATGAAATAGTTAACATTAGAATAATGCCAACTTCATGTGAGGATCTGAGGCGAATGGGGCAGAAAATCAACGGGTTCTTTTTGGTGAAAGGatcgaagaagatggaaacgGTTTACTGTGACTTTTATTCTAATGGAAATGGTACGACGTATCAAGTTTACTTGTTATTGTTTGtctaa
- the LOC124203524 gene encoding myosin heavy chain, cardiac muscle isoform-like translates to MAKIPMRSILTIFWAFDTCCNCQSIDPGVSSSWAKLQISPDALSSMEYGNFLIDIYEHAHNHKATKTSEKKYFYSPIAILDHKSAVSVYNNVTKQPEMRFRIEMWNEKVQNEVVKHLFKSIDKGIQPDNVKIIPLENVILASKRPSVDYSLSPVWANYDKSKTLKLSLSCYDQKVCDGLANEMRSNPEQFDHFKLLYSLSSQTSQTKHTSITIDSVISGQMVTALLQKFKKIKEIFLTANDEKKMLTETTTNIRMDTFDESEVVTPETETQILNILKDLLVTSRTTIKEQCDKMWDSVFWNEDNYRPDKTTKTLNEIIKKLDTETQKKLADMFEEEDRQSVLMEMLTSSDKNEETRQEEEIQPVSQSENAGENEIESTEEEQFSRNRIEKCQLAKNQLDEQNLNSENKERIQHNYNSNNWADIDGIISKISEKMSNESDSSRRNEILKEDVAKLLQESRDHVLWDGDKFVPKPMKLARINLAKYRGSHQSFQDRNVLLRYSNAELSAPIKFLEHAEFNVVNEWENIKDELKETKELLKTTTMNLAKTNTELFNVKGDLGNTRMDLINKLEGTMNELVKTKIDLEKTTVKTVDDLIVKLNVTQKGLTEMKITTGNLSTVLAETVIYLGKTDIELNNAKNDLTNTKIDLASKIEGTRIELVKTKIDLEKLTTDLSKMAVKAVDDLTVKLNATQKELGEMKIITENLLMEHQESVINLAKTDSELNNVKSDFTDTRIDLANKLEGTRIELMKTKIDFEKRTADYSEMTDKKVDDLTVKLNVTQKELAEIKIITGNFSAELEETVMNLAQTNTELTYVKSDLTNTRMDLINKLEGTRIELVQTKIDLEKTTAKTVDDLIVKLNVTQKGLTEMKITTGNFSTVLAETVIHLGKTEIELNNVKNDLTNTKIDLASKIEGTRIELVKTKIDLEKLTTDLSKMTVKAVDDLTVQLNATQKKIGEMKIITENLLMEHQESVINLAKTDTELNNVKRDFTDTRIDLANKLEGTRIELMKTKIDFEKTTTDYSEMGDKKVDDLTVKLNVTQKELAEIKIITGKFSAGLKETVMNLAQTNIELTNVKSEQHEKRFCF, encoded by the exons atggcgaaaattcCGATGAGGTCTATCCTCACCATCTTTTGGGCTTTTGACACTTGCTGCAATTGCCAATCAATCGACCCTGGCGTTTCCTCTTCTTGGGCGAAACTCCAAATCTCACCGGATGCGTTAAGTTCCATGGAGTACGGCAATTTTCTCATTGACATTTATGAACACGCCCACAATCACAAGGCGACGAAAACTAGCGAGAAAAAGTATTTCTACTCTCCAATTGCGATTTTGGACCACAAAAGCGCTGTTAGTGTATACAACAACGTCACGAAGCAACCAGAGATGAGATTCCGCattgaaatgtggaacgaAAAAGTCCAGAATGAAGTTGTGAAACATCTGTTCAAATCCATCGATAAAGGAATACAACCTGATAACGTGAAAATTATTCCGTTGGAGAATGTCATTCTTGCCAGCAAAAGACCTTCAGTAGATTATTCTTTATCGCCAGTGTGGGCGAATTATGACAAGAGTAAGACCCTGAAGCTTTCTCTGTCGTGTTATGACCAGAAAGTCTGCGACGGACTGGCCAATGAAATGCGATCTAATCCCGAACAATTCGACCATTTCAAACTCCTCTACAGTTTGTCATCGCAGACGTCGCAAACCAAACATACGTCCATCACCATCGACAGCGTCATTTCCGGTCAAATGGTAACTGCTCTTttacagaaatttaaaaagataaaagagatTTTTCTGACAGCCaacgacgaaaagaaaatgttgacggAAACGACTACTAACATCCGAATGGATACATTTGACGAATCCGAGGTCGTGACTCCAGAAACGGAaactcaaattttaaatattttaaaggatTTGCTAGTCACGTCCAGGACGACTATCAAAGAACAATGCGACAAAATGTGGGACTCTGTTTTCTGGAATGAAGACAATTACCGGCCGGACAAAACGACGAAAACATTGAATGAAATCATCAAGAAACTGGACACTgaaactcaaaagaaattggcggATATGTTTGAAGAAGAGGACAGGCAATCGGTATTAATGGAAATGCTAACTTCGAGTGATAAAAACGAGGAGACAAGACAAGAGGAAGAAATTCAACCTGTAAGTCAATCGGAAAATGcaggtgaaaatgaaattgaatcaacGGAAGAAGAACAATTCAGCCGCAATCGAATCGAGAAATGCCAACTTGCAAAGAACCAGTTGGATGAGCAAAATCTAAATTctgagaataaagaaagaatccAGCACAATTACAACTCAAACAATTGGGCTGACATAGAcggaataatttcaaaaatttcagagAAAATGTCAAACGAATCTGATAGTTCACGGCGGAACGAAATTTTGAAGGAAGACGTGGCAAAGTTATTACAAGAAAGTAGAGACCACGTCCTTTGGGATGGAGACAAATTCGTACCCAAACCCATGAAACTCGCCAGAATAAATTTGGCCAAATATCGCGGATCTCATCAATCGTTTCAGGATCGCAACGTCCTTCTCCGTTACTCGAACGCCGAACTGTCGGCGCCAATCAAATTTCTGGAACACGCAGAATTCAATGTCGTCAACGAATGGGAAAATATAAAGGACGAACTAAAag AAACTAAAGAACTCTTAAAAACAACTACTATGAACTTGGCGAAAACCAATACTGAACTGTTTAACGTGAAGGGTGATTTAGGCAACACGAGAATGGATTTGATTAATAAATTAGAAG GGACTATGAATGAATTggtgaaaaccaaaattgactTGGAGAAAACGACGGTCAAAACCGTCGACGATTTAATAGTAAAGTTAAATG tgactCAAAAAGGATTgacagaaatgaaaatcacCACCGGAAATTTGTCAACGGTACTTGCAG AAACTGTGATATACCTTGGGAAAACGGACATTGAACTGAATAACGCGAAAAATGATTTGACCAATACGAAAATCGATTTGGCTAGTAAAATAGAAG GTACTAGGATTGAGTTGgtgaaaaccaaaatcgatTTGGAGAAATTGACTACTGATTTAAGTAAAATGGCGGTCAAAGCTGTCGATGATTTAACAGTAAAACTAAATg cGACTCAAAAAGAATTAggggaaatgaaaatcatcaCAGAAAATTTGTTAATGGAACATCAAG AAAGTGTGATAAACCTGGCGAAAACGGATTCCGAACTGAATAACGTGAAAAGTGATTTTACCGACACGAGAATCGATTTGGCTAATAAATTGGAAG GTACTAGAATTGAGTTgatgaaaaccaaaatcgatTTCGAGAAAAGGACTGCTGATTACAGTGAAATGACGGACAAAAAAGTCGATGATTTAACAGTAAAACTAAATG taactcaaaaagaattggcagaaataaaaatcatcacCGGAAATTTCTCAGCGGAACTTGAAG agACTGTAATGAACTTGGCGCAAACGAATACCGAACTGACTTACGTGAAGAGTGATTTAACAAACACGAGAATGGATTTGATTAATAAATTAGAAG GGACTAGGATTGAGTTGGTGCAAACCAAAATTGACTTGGAGAAAACGACGGCCAAAACCGTCGACGATTTAATAGTAAAGTTAAATG tgaCCCAAAAAGGATTgacagaaatgaaaatcacCACCGGAAATTTTTCAACGGTACTTGCAG AAACTGTGATACACCTTGGGAAAACGGAAATTGAACTGAATAAcgtgaaaaatgatttgaccAATACGAAAATCGATTTGGCTAGTAAAATAGAAG GTACTAGGATTGAGTTGgtgaaaaccaaaatcgatTTGGAGAAATTGACTACTGATTTAAGTAAAATGACGGTCAAAGCTGTCGATGATTTAACAGTACAACTGAATg cgactcaaaaaaaaataggggaaatgaaaatcatcaCAGAAAATTTGTTAATGGAACATCAAG AAAGTGTGATAAACCTGGCGAAAACGGATACCGAACTGAATAACGTGAAAAGGGATTTTACCGACACGAGAATCGATTTGGCTAATAAATTAGAAG GTACTAGAATTGAGTTgatgaaaaccaaaatcgatTTCGAGAAAACGACTACTGATTACAGTGAAATGGGGGACAAAAAAGTCGATGATTTAACAGTAAAACTAAATG taactcaaaaagaattggcagaaataaaaatcatcacCGGAAAATTCTCAGCGGGACTTAAAG agACTGTAATGAACTTGGCGCAAACGAATATCGAACTGACTAACGTGAAGAGTGAACAACACGAGAAGCGATTTTGCTTTTAA
- the LOC124205952 gene encoding uncharacterized protein LOC124205952 isoform X1, giving the protein MASLVEDVARLRQVLEANSISNEDVDEDVLIALLDMHASDKQRVDLVLLELQNLLGKELIVGHLGEAQRERWKELQAPIDTQDEVLIVNEISQQARIPDVIEVIDLHEPSTSGQSTVYSAQLSSSKRKLSSDSTESNVPKKQASATNLFDREAKNHKSDCDMQPSHCRCPSVSWIWAQLPDAVQSVRSGKWMLFVSKEYVDETWEKVKNLLADNQLGNGAKVANGEEKTYLICLYTYDFEDVQDVFRVLVALRRNRLSGGHLNYKTDDATHQGLYTTDQAAKAAGFQSAKKTHPNEKVSMYSSPPPRTNNPAWDKDFVQLFLNNIGTDCRKGLVAEMRKNCDDAESKEIFYNPPQIVPLNKYSNKKSTSK; this is encoded by the exons ATGGCTTCTCTTGTCGAAGATGTTGCCCGACTTCGTCAAGTTCTAGAAGCGAACTCTATCTCCAACGAAGACGTTGACGAAGATGTATTGATCGCTCTATTAGATATGCACGCATCAGACAAACAACGTGTTGACCTGGTTTTATTGGAATTGCAAAATTTGCTCGGGAAAGAATTGATTGTTGGACATCTAGGCGAAGCACAACGAGAAAg ATGGAAAGAACTGCAAGCCCCTATCGATACCCAAGACGAAGTTTTGATTGTTAACGAGATCTCTCAGCAGGCTAGAATTCCCGACGTGATCGAAGTGATCGATCTTCACGAGCCATCAACTTCTGGACAATCTACTGTCTACTCTGCGCAATTGTCTTCAAGTAAACGGAAACTATCCAGCGATTCCACAGAAAGCAACGTTCCAAAGAAACAAGCATCTGCAACAAATCTTTTTGACAGAGAAGCGAAAAATCACAAGTCAGATTGTGACATGCAACCATCTCATTGTCGTTGTCCTTCCGTCTCATGGATTTGGGCTCAATTACCCGACGCGGTACAATCTGTTCGTAGTGGTAAATGGATGCTCTTCGTCAGCAAGGAATATGTTGATGAAACTTGGGAAAAAGTCAAGAATCTTCTTGCGGACAATCAACTTGGCAATGGAGCTAAAGTCGCcaacggagaagaaaaaacctacCTGATTTGTTTGTACACTTACGATTTTGAAGATGTCCAAGATGTTTTTCGAGTGCTAGTCGCATTGAGACGTAACCGCCTATCCGGTGGACACCTGAACTACAAGACGGACGATGCGACGCATCAAGGATTGTACACAACTGACCAGGCGGCCAAGGCTGCAGGCTTTCAATCGGCTAAGAAGACTCACCCTAATGAAAAAGTGTCGATGTACTCGTCTCCGCCCCCACGAACTAACAATCCGGCATGGGACAAAGATTTCGTTCAACTCTTCTTGAATAATATTGGAACTGATTGCAGAAAGGGGCTTGTAGCGGAAATGCGGAAAAATTGTGATGACGCTGAGTCAAAGGAAATCTTTTACAATCCACCCCAAATAGTGCCTCTTAACAAGTACAGTAATAAGAAGTCCACTAGTAAATAA